GGTCTTCTTCTAGCTGGTTGCTGTATTGATTTCATTTGTGTGTTTTTCCATCTATTGTTTCCAtcatattattaatttattatattttattgtaacacTTTTACCCTTATTAATTTCTTCATTTgcgacttgtcttatttttttctgtgtttgtagTTCTTCTTTTGTTATGTCATTACCCACTTTATAGTCTTTTACGAGTTTTAGTTTAGCTTTATTTTGCATGATATTTctttttaaaacttaattctgtAGTttgaccaaacatgttttttctcccAGTTTGATAGCTTCTTCGATTTGAACATTGATATTCATCTCTTTTTCCATGAGGCTTCCTACAGCTTGTTTCAGTGCATTTCTATCGATTGTATCTATTGGCAAGCCTTgtattacaacattatttactttcCTTTCCTTTTCTAGTCTTTGTACACGTATTTTCATATCGTTTAGCTCTTTTTTCATTTCTTCCTTCTCCTTGTGTTTAGTTTGGTTTCCTTGTTTAACTTTCTCCAATTCTGTTTTCAGGTCGTTTAATTCCTCCCAGTACTTTCTCTGTTCATTCTTTATCTCTTTTACTTCCGTTGTTAAATGTTT
This genomic window from Diabrotica virgifera virgifera chromosome 1, PGI_DIABVI_V3a contains:
- the LOC126893168 gene encoding uncharacterized protein LOC126893168, with translation MDRYKVDSDDDTSEDHRKRNREEEEELFHKSKNVSRSPNKTRKEDNKLDQIIKMMHNLTKETKHLTTEVKEIKNEQRKYWEELNDLKTELEKVKQGNQTKHKEKEEMKKELNDMKIRVQRLEKERKVNNVVIQGLPIDTIDRNALKQAVGSLMEKEMNINVQIEEAIKLGEKTCLVKLQN